A window of Zingiber officinale cultivar Zhangliang chromosome 5A, Zo_v1.1, whole genome shotgun sequence contains these coding sequences:
- the LOC121982207 gene encoding oil body-associated protein 1A-like, translating into MAATTQVDMPGKPTETVTAVLDTATAAIQNFHPINKIHQHLCAFHFYGDDMTRQVEAHHFCSHQSEDLRQCLIYDGDGPDARLIGVEYLVSEELFLALPEAEKPLWHSHEYEVRSGVLFMPRVPGPIERRALEQVCRTYGKTFHFWQVDRGDRLPLGPPQLMMALTRDGQLREDLAKDVESRYGVSFEKEREKREYMEGQAKGIHPLANGAGKGLRLVLTEVDLPPVSSVPRAFV; encoded by the exons ATGGCGGCCACCACCCAAGTCGACATGCCCGGAAAGCCCACTGAGACCGTCACCGCCGTTCTGGATACGGCCACCGCCGCCATCCAAAACTTCCACCCGATCAACAAGATCCACCAGCACCTTTGCGC GTTCCATTTCTACGGGGACGACATGACGCGACAGGTGGAGGCGCACCACTTCTGCTCGCACCAGAGCGAGGACCTGCGCCAGTGCCTCATTTACGACGGCGACGGCCCCGACGCGAGGCTGATCGGCGTGGAATACCTGGTCTCGGAGGAGCTCTTCCTGGCGcttccggaggcggagaagccgcTGTGGCACTCGCACGAGTACGAGGTGAGGAGCGGCGTGCTGTTCATGCCGCGCGTGCCCGGCCCCATCGAGCGCCGCGCCCTGGAGCAGGTCTGTAGGACCTACGGCAAGACGTTCCACTTCTGGCAGGTCGACCGCGGCGACCGGCTCCCCCTAGGCCCGCCGCAGCTCATGATGGCGCTCACGCGCGACGGCCAGCTCCGCGAAGACCTCGCCAAAG ATGTGGAGTCGAGGTACGGGGTGTCGttcgagaaggagagggagaagagggagTATATGGAGGGTCAGGCGAAGGGGATTCACCCGCTGGCGAACGGAGCAGGGAAGGGGCTGAGATTGGTACTCACAGAGGTGGATCTGCCCCCTGTTTCTTCTGTGCCAAGGGCCTTCGTATAA
- the LOC121982206 gene encoding protein JOKA2-like: MEPRANEWDFVIKVKYGDTLKRFSSHVHGEAIDHNIARLKKKIVTLFKLSSEVDIILTYIDEDGEVVALDDDDELHDAAINQHLNPLRINVCLKSNTSKESYLRNETASSTTAATANCQQEENQSPGLSSIIDEVLKPVPEQFRSSLSKFSAEFLPKIASSSPVIADIVDHISKLGIQNVSQSLNRPTGEPSEIPNQTKTQPKDLNIIEEPKVLKTSIPVSAISSDPVSEQLHKKLVPTSQVDIDKTQASVCSSNLPAFEQTSGKPSIDDLLRTFWSSSETSDRQNQIGNVSCHGKSVRACPPFFVPPLQTGTQNENYNPSAPALTNAVTDLMDDHDNKPFPTGAAPTGTFDGLNFEGDKQRSTTVDPPFVIGVRPNSSGVRPNRHPNQRDDAFIDNVLHTFHRGIICDGCGMHPIVGPRYKSKVKDNYDLCSICFSEMGNGADYALIDKSHRFSRKLIKHSHRAHYRRRSSHLHGFGMPRAKLESLFIKDVTVLDGTLIPPSTPFTKIWRMRNNGTVRWPYGTRLVWVGGDQFANQDTVLLEISFDGFPMEEVDIAVDFVSPAMAGRYVSYWRLATPSGHKFGQQVWLLIEVDTSLRSSGSGLNLNLPPESSIQGPIRTIDINADPSDGLPPESVLGDSSDKLVKPNIIYETTKLNDNPTNNNAPASDVVPLSSPIPIIDLTSSKGDSSQLPPPPTTPFDNTVEDTLLKELEDMGFKQIDLNKEVLMRNEYDLEQSLDELCDYAEWYLLLDELADMGFSDRVKNKQLLIKNGGSIKRTVLDLIAGEKA, encoded by the exons ATGGAGCCTCGCGCCAACGAGTGGGATTTTGTCATTAAG GTGAAGTATGGTGACACACTTAAGCGATTTAGTTCTCATGTCCATGGAGAGGCAATTGATCACAACATAGCTAGACTGAAAAAGAAGATTGTTACCCTCTTCAAACTCAGTTCAGAAGTTGATATAATCCTTACCTATATTGATGAAGATGGCGAAGTTGTAGCCCTTGATGACGATGATGAGCTGCATGATGCCGCTATTAATCAGCATTTAAATCCTCTTAGAATCAATGTCTGTTTGAAATCTAATACTAGTAAAGAGTCTTACCTGAGGAATGAGACTGCAAGTTCTACAACTGCTGCAACTGCTAATTGTCAACAAGAAGAGAACCAATCTCCTGGATTAAGTTCAATAATTGATGAGGTGCTAAAACCTGTCCCTGAACAATTTCGATCTTCACTTTCCAAGTTCTCTGCTGAATTCCTTCCAAAGATTGCATCATCTTCACCAGTAATAGCTGATATAGTAGACCACATCTCTAAATTAGGTATACAAAATGTCAGTCAGTCTTTGAACAGGCCAACTGGTGAGCCATCAGAAATACCTAATCAAACAAAGACTCAGCCGAAGGATCTTAACATCATTGAGGAACCGAAAGTTCTAAAAACTTCGATTCCAGTGTCGGCAATATCATCTGATCCAGTTTCAGAGCAGTTGCACAAGAAACTTGTTCCTACAAGTCAGGTTGATATAGACAAGACTCAGGCATCTGTTTGCAGTTCCAATTTACCAGCATTTGAACAAACATCAGGGAAACCCTCAATTGATGATTTGCTGAGAACATTTTGGAGTAGCAGTGAAACATCTGATCGTCAGAATCAAATTGGTAATGTTAGCTGTCATGGGAAATCTGTTAGAGCTTGCCCCCCTTTCTTCGTGCCTCCTTTGCAGACTGGGACACAGAATGAGAACTACAATCCATCAGCTCCAGCTTTGACTAATGCGGTTACTGACTTGATGGATGACCATGATAATAAACCATTTCCGACTGGTGCAGCTCCTACTGGAACATTTGATGGGCTTAATTTTGAGGGAGACAAACAGCGGTCCACTACAGTCGACCCACCTTTTGTGATTGGTGTAAGGCCCAATAGTAGTGGTGTAAGGCCCAATCGTCATCCTAACCAAAGGGATGATGCATTTATTGATAATGTGCTCCATACTTTTCATAGAGGTATCATATGTGATGGTTGTGGAATGCACCCAATTGTTGGTCCACGATACAAATCTAAAGT GAAGGATAACTATGATTTATGTAGTATTTGTTTTTCTGAGATGGGCAATGGAGCGGATTATGCCCTGATTGACAAATCTCATCGGTTTTCTCGTAAATTGATCAAGCATTCTCATCGTGCT CATTATAGACGACGTTCTTCACATCTGCATGGTTTTGGGATGCCAAGAGCAAAATTAGAGAGTCTCTTTATCAAAGACGTTACTGTGTTAGATGGGACCCTGATCCCTCCTTCAACCCCATTCACGAAAATATGGCGGATGAGAAATAATGGCACTGTTCGATGGCCTTATGGTACACGACTTGTTTGGGTTGGTGGTGATCAATTTGCTAACCAAGACACAGTTTTATTAGAG ATTTCATTTGATGGGTTTCCTATGGAGGAAGTTGACATTGCTGTTGATTTTGTTTCTCCAGCAATGGCTGGGAGGTATGTCTCATATTGGAGATTGGCAACACCTTCTGGACATAAGTTTGGGCAACAAGTTTGGCTTCTTATTGAG GTGGATACCAGTCTACGAAGCTCTGGTAGTGGATTGAATCTGAATTTGCCACCTGAAAGCAGTATTCAAGGTCCGATTCGAACTATTGATATCAATGCAGATCCAAGTGATGGTCTTCCTCCTGAATCGGTCCTTGGTGATAGTTCAGACAAACTTGTGAAACCCAACATCATCTATGAAACAACAAAACTGAATGATAATCCCACTAACAACAATGCTCCTGCATCTGATGTGGTTCCTCTGTCAAGTCCTATTCCTATCATTGATTTAACGTCATCCAAGGGCGACTCTTCTCAATTGCCACCACCACCTACTACACCGTTCGACAACACTGTTGAGGATACATTGCTGAAGGAATTGGAAGACATGGGCTTTAAGCAGATTGACTTGAACAAGGAAGTTCTCATGCGAAACGAGTATGACCTGGAGCAGTCCCTAGATGAACTCTGTGATTATGCTGAATGGTATCTGCTTCTGGATGAACTGGCAGACATG GGGTTCTCTGATAGGGTGAAGAACAAGCAGCTACTGATTAAAAATGGTGGCAGCATTAAGCGAACCGTGTTGGATCTCATCGCTGGAGAGAAAGCGTAG
- the LOC121982205 gene encoding kinesin-like protein KIN-12A → MKTLANARGARVGETLTPSSQKQRPPRIPKENVDPNATTPESSPFRSPSTSGKPLSTRNRSPLPPKPPIPAAHSGNPLKRKLTLETLAESSGPPSMPSDSGVQVVVRMRPPSKEEEYGDLIVEKISSNSVSILDHTFTFDSVADTSSTQEDIYHLVGVPLVENCLAGFNSSIFAYGQTGSGKTYTMWGPPSALSEDSSSSSERGLTPRVFERLFSRIDEEQSKHSDEQLSYQCRCSFLEIYNEQITDLLDSTQKTLQIREDVRTGIYVDYLTEEYVYTMKDVICLLAKGLGNKRIGSTSVNVDSSRSHCVFTCIMESQSKNMSDGLISLKTSRINLVDLAGSERQKQTGAAGDRLKEAGNINRSLSQLGNLINILAEISQSGKQRHIPYRDSKLTFLLQESLGGNAKLAMICAISPSQSCKSETFSTLRFAQRAKAIKNKAVVNEITQDDVNVLREQIRQLKGELLRMKSNGSTGTTGSFSSAWNARRSLNLLKMSLNHSNTLPILKDDTDVEMEIDERDVEMLCTGGIHLDVQAKEPTRLSTSQEELHELCQAPMDDEILLPVSNAQKGNNVLEEKEPVICSEETHKPSSTMDLVSTPCSIGIVPCQTSSVLIIPTLSTSPVTENYSRKSLRTSSSTSASHKILHDDISGAPNVSIAYNSYPLSSSCSRASKNENLAASLQRGLQIIDNQQRSSAVRRSTFRFSISLADGKPIVPINKADVGIQTLADDSELTELATYVCNSCKKVASIDECNDPNNDTKLQLVPVDGSVLTNKLNSKIPRAVKKVLAGSIRREMALEEHCSKQAAEIMQLNRLLQQYKHERECNAIIAETREDKISRLESLMDGILPTEEYMGEEFVSLKNEHKLLNEQFDNHPEILRLTIELKRIQEDLDSYRNFFDMGERDVLIEEIQDLRNQLQYYLDSSNPARKQDFLLLAAHSCEPNSSPICTISESGEENNRGKLEADECNWTKRESEWIILCEDLKHELEANRSLAERRKVELDSEKKCTEELKEALQTAMQGHARILEQYADLQENHIALLARHRKIMDGIEDVKKAAARAGVKGPESKFINSLAAEISALRADRDKERRYWRDENKCLKAQLRDTAEAVQAAGELLVCLKETEEAAKIAEKRAGLAELETEKAYEEITNLKKNYDRQIVLLNQLLTDSRLPKEALAFPVLNESKLTRNDAGGSLTDQRWREEFEPVFERDATAFSKDTNPTSWYSDYDRCNI, encoded by the exons ATGAAGACGCTTGCGAACGCAAGAGGCGCAAGGGTTGGCGAAACCCTCACTCCGTCTTCCCAGAAGCAGCGCCCGCCTCGGATCCCCAAGGAGAATGTCGATCCCAACGCCACTACACCGGAATCATCCCCTTTCCGGTCTCCGTCCACCTCCGGAAAGCCTCTATCCACCAGGAATCGGAGCCCACTCCCTCCCAAACCGCCGATCCCAGCGGCTCACAGTGGCAACCCGCTCAAACGGAAGCTGACCTTGGAAACCCTCGCTGAGAGCAGTGGGCCTCCTTCCATGCCGTCAGATTCCGGTGTTCAG GTGGTTGTGCGAATGCGCcctccaagcaaggaagaagaatacgGAGATCTGATCGTAGAAAAGATCTCCTCAAACTCCGTCTCAATTCTTGACCACACATTCACCTTTGATTCAGTAGCTGATACCAGTTCCACACAG GAAGACATATACCATCTCGTTGGAGTTCCACTTGTTGAGAACTGCTTGGCTGGGTTCAACAGTTCCATATTCGCATATGGACAG ACTGGTAGTGGAAAGACATATACGATGTGGGGACCTCCAAGTGCTTTGTCTGAAGATTCTTCATCTAGCAGTGAACGAGGTTTGACTCCACGTGTCTTTGAGCGACTCTTTTCTCGCATAGATGAA GAGCAATCTAAACATTCAGACGAGCAGCTGAGTTACCAATGCCGCTGTTCCTTTCTGGAG ATTTACAATGAGCAAATTACTGACCTCTTGGATTCAACACAAAAGACCCTTCAG ATTAGGGAAGATGTCAGAACTGGCATTTATGTTGATTATTTGACAGAGGAATATGTATATACCATGAAGGATGTTATCTGTCTACTGGCAAAG GGATTAGGAAACAAAAGGATTGGTTCAACCAGTGTAAACGTGGATAGTTCCCGTTCTCATTGTGTCTTCACTTGCATCATGGAATCACAGTCTAAG AACATGAGCGATGGTTTAATCAGCCTAAAGACTAGTAGGATCAACCTTGTTGATCTAGCAGGATCTGAAAGACAAAAGCAAACAGGTGCAGCAGGCGATCGCCTGAAGGAGGCAGGGAATATAAATCGCTCCCTTTCACAGCTCGG AAACTTAATTAATATTCTTGCAGAAATTTCACAATCTGGAAAGCAAAGGCATATTCCCTATCGTGATTCTAAATTGACATTTTTGTTGCAAGAATCACTTGGTGGTAATGCCAAATTAGCAATGATTTGTGCTATTTCACCATCACAGAG CTGCAAAAGCGAAACTTTCAGTACGCTGAGGTTTGCACAACGAGCAAAAGCGATAAAAAATAAGGCAGTTGTAAATGAAATAACACAGGATGACGTGAATGTCTTGCGTGAGCAGATACGCCAATTAAAG GGTGAACTTCTCCGCATGAAATCTAATGGATCTACAGGAACAACTGGAAGTTTTTCATCAGCATGGAATGCTAGGCGTAGCTTGAATCTTTTGAAAATGAGCCTTAATCACTCAAACACACTGCCCATTTTGAAAGATGACACTGATGTAGAGATGGAGATTGATGAAAGAGATGTTGAGATGCTATGTACTGGAGGTATACATTTAGATGTTCAAGCTAAAGAGCCTACCAGGCTTTCTACCTCACAagaggaacttcatgagctttgTCAAGCACCGATGGATGATGAAATTCTATTACCAGTTTCTAATGCACAAAAAGGAAACAATGTATTAGAAGAGAAAGAACCTGTTATTTGTTCAGAAGAAACTCACAAACCTTCTAGCACTATGGATCTGGTTAGCACACCCTGCAGCATTGGGATTGTTCCCTGTCAGACATCTTCAGTTCTTATAATACCCACTTTAAGCACATCACCAGTCACTGAAAATTACAGTAGAAAGAGTCTTAGAACATCATCATCTACATCAGCATCTCATAAAATTTTGCATGATGATATCTCTGGAGCACCAAATGTATCCATTGCTTACAATTCATATCCTTTAAGCTCTTCTTGCAGTCGAGCAAGCAAGAATGAGAACCTTGCTGCAAGTCTGCAACGTGGTCTTCAAATTATTGATAACCAGCAGCGTAGTTCAGCAGTGAGAAGATCAACATTCAGGTTTTCTATTTCCCTTGCTGATGGCAAGCCAATTGTCCCAATAAACAAGGCTGATGTTGGCATACAAACACTTGCTGATGATTCAGAACTGACTGAGTTAGCTACATATGTATGTAATTCTTGCAAGAAAGTAGCCTCAATCGATGAGTGTAACGATCCCAATAATGACACAAAGCTGCAACTGGTACCAGTTGATGGATCAGTACTGACTAACAAACTTAATTCAAAAATTCCCAGG GCAGTGAAGAAAGTTTTGGCTGGGTCTATCAGGCGAGAAATGGCTCTTGAAGAACACTGTTCGAAGCAAGCTGCTGAAATTATGCAACTAAACCGTTTG TTACAACAATACAAGCATGAACGAGAATGCAATGCCATAATTGCTGAAACACGTGAGGATAAAATTTCTCGTCTTGAAAGTCTTATGGATGGTATTTTGCCAACAGAGGAGTATATGGGAGAAGAATTTGTTTCTCTCAAGAATGAACATAAG CTTCTAAATGAGCAATTTGATAATCATCCGGAAATTCTACGCCTGACTATTGAGTTGAAAAGGATCCAAGAAGATCTAGATAGctatagaaatttttttgacATGGGTGAGAGGGATGTCTTGATTGAAGAAATACAGGACTTGAGGAATCAATTGCAATATTACTTGGATTCTTCAAATCCAGCTAGAAAACAGGATTTTTTGCTTCTAGCTGCTCATTCCTGTGAACCCAATTCGAGTCCTATCTGTACAATATCGGAATCAGGTGAAGAAAATAACAGAGGAAAATTAGAAGCCGACGAGTGTAATTGGACTAAAAGGGAGAGTGAATGGATCATACTTTGTGAAGATCTTAAACATGAACTCGAAGCAAATCGATCTCTTGCCGAAAGGAGGAAGGTTGAACTTGATTCAGAGAAGAAATGCACAGAGGAGCTGAAGGAGGCACTTCAGACAGCAATGCAAGGTCATGCTCGTATTCTGGAACAATATGCAGATCTCCAGGAGAACCATATCGCTTTACTTGCTAGGCACAGAAAGATCATGGATGGCATTGAAGATGTCAAAAAGGCAGCTGCTAGAGCAGGGGTAAAAGGACCAGAATCAAAGTTCATCAACTCCCTTGCTGCTGAGATTTCTGCTCTAAGAGCTGATAGAGACAAAGAACGACGATACTGGAGGGATGAGAACAAGTGTCTTAAGGCTCAACTTAGAGATACAGCTGAAGCTGTACAGGCTGCTGGAGAATTGCTTGTGTGCCTGAAGGAAACTGAAGAAGCTGCTAAAATTGCTGAG AAAAGGGCTGGTTTGGCTGAGCTGGAGACTGAGAAGGCTTACGAGGAAATCACTAACTTGAAGAAAAACTACGATAGGCAGATTGTGTTGCTAAACCAACTTCTTACAGATTCACGTTTGCCTAAAGAAGCTTTGGCATTTCCTGTGCTTAATGAATCCAAATTGACGAGAAATGATGCCGGTGGGAGTCTCACTGACCAGCGATGGCGAGAGGAATTTGAACCTGTCTTCGAGAGAGATGCCACCGCCTTCTCTAAGGATACAAATCCGACTTCATGGTACTCCGACTATGACCGGTGCAACATCTGA